The genomic stretch cttcttcttcttcttcttcttcttcttcttcttcttcttcttcttcttcttcttcttcttcttcttcttcttcttcttcttcttcttcttcttcttcttcttcttcttcttcttcttcttcttcttcttcttcttcttcttcttcttcttcttcttcttcttcttcttcttcttcttcttcttcttcttcttcttcttcttcttcttcttcttcttcttcttcttcttcttcttcttcttcttcttcttcttcttcttcttcttcttcttcttcttcttcttcttcttcttcttcttcttcttcttcttcttcttcttcttcttcttcttcttcttcttcttcttcttcttcttcttcttcttcttcttcttcttcttcttcttcttcttcttcttcttcttcttcttcttcttcttcttcttcttcttcttcttcttcttcttcttcttcttcttcttcttcttcttcttcttcttcttcttcttcttcttcttcttcttcttcttcttcttcttcttcttcttcttcttcttcttcttcttcttcttcttcttcttcttcttcttcttcttcttcttcttcttcttcttcttcttcttcttcttcttcttcttcttcttcttcttcttcttcttcttcttcttcttcttcttcttcttcttcttcttcttcttcttcttcttcttcttcttcttcttcttcttcttcttcttcttcttcttcttcttcttcttcttcttcttcttcttcttcttcttcttcttcttcttcttcttcttcttcttcttcttcttcttcttcttcttcttcttcttcttcttcttcttcttcttcttcttcttcttcttcttcttcttcttcttcttcttcttcttcttcttcttcttcttcttcttcttctcctcctcgttcccttctttaggaggaagaagcTTGAAGgggggctcctccacataacctgatttatttccagaaacaatagaagaaacttgggaggattcctctttttcattaataagttcaaaacacacatcgGTCCTAtcgtattttggcaaagtgtcctcttctatattttgtatgtaagtatttgtatggaaattatcaatgcaataagaaagacacccatgcaggacatcatcaatatcaagatcactcatatgtaacaaagagatttttcttgataactcttcacaccacaaaaataaagtaagtttatcatgctgattaggagtaatttcatcattacaatacaaatttgcagcactcatggggtgcgaattatcattggaggagcagtgaaaattaaaatgacccactttatgacaaagttcacaaataaaaggatagctggcacaaacttttttactaagatcatctagagccctagaccactttctagttttttcattaatatggtggatacaatattcatcttcgatttgattaattccacaaggtctatgcattccacaaaaattaacatgcttataggaaatagcattcttaggagtttgagcctgtttattgcaatcattaacaacaatttcatccttcatgcaagcatctttaaaaggttcatgatacttatcaaaattcttcttaggtaattcaaaatgagaggcaaaagctttataaagatttgcaacaacttgagagtcaagaccataagtagcactcatatttcgaattttatcagtatccataaaagtttcaatgcattcataatcataatttatacctggctctttacctttgttgttctcccatccttcagtattctcctgaatccgatcaagaaggtcccttttaacctcttcttcattgcgtgtaaatgatccagaacaagtagtatccagcaaggttttatcctgaaaagaaagtcttgcatagaaattatcaatgatgatattaccaggaagctcatgaatggggcatttgagcattaaagacttcaatcttccccatgcttgggcaatactctctccatcatgaggccagaaattatatatgcggttccggtctttgtgaatttcacttggaggatagaatttagaataaaatagaggcacaatatccttccaatcaagagaatccctattcttcgagcaatttataccaatgcgccgcttaccggacaacgatatagagaatagtttcttcctaacttcatccatagagatactcgcacacttgaataacccgcataattcatgcaaaaacagtaaatgatctccaagatggacagttccatccccttcatagcggttatccataacatgttcaataattttcataggtattttatatgaaatactttcagcaggtggatttaaaatatcaaaagcatcattagagttatcgcatgtgggagataaagcattatcagagcaaaatatttcttccaaagctgaggagcaaaaaagattatttttatataaactagcttccccaagcttagacttttccatagcattagcagtaattgcattcatactaataacattgctactatcatgcagataaggttccataggttttttaatttttgcatcaaacaattcatatcttgactcaggaaatagaataagaagctcattgttttccattatgccttactagtgtaaaacaagaaacaaaaagatgcaattgcacgatctaaaggaaatagcttcgagcacttacaacggcaccataaaataacttagttacctgggaccggagtatgagtgccttttaccttacctccccggcaacggcgccagaaaatagcttgatgtctactcacgcttcttttcccgtagacgagtgttgggcctccaagagcgagatgtttgtagaacagcagcaagtttcccttaagtgaatcacccaaggtttatcgaactcagggaggtagaggacaaagatatccctctcaagcaaccctgtaatcacgatacaagaagtctcttgtgtccccaacacacctaatacacttgtcagatgtataggtgcactagttcggcgaagagatagtgaaatacaagtggtatgaatgaatatgagcagtagtaacggcgccagaaaatagcttgctggcgtgcagttgatggtgataatattgcaggaagtaaagatgcagtaaaacagtaaataagcgatgattgcagtatttggaaacaaggcctagggatcatactttcactagtggtgacgtgggcattacccttcgggtaaccagtattgccctatctggtattgacaaattggaggcccatgaagatacctgaaggcgagatgggccagtaggtcggcgcactagaagattccttgacgggcaagacaaggaagcgaacaaacaaggaaagattggatctaaactactgtaaacctagtcgtactcggttaggacccttgagacctggcctcctatataaaggccaggagaggggctgccgagggacacgaacaatcttagcaatcttagccaaaaaaagcttagagctaggtcattatagcaatagccatctcgacgagatctcagccgaactattcgacaccccattgtaacccattatcatcataatcaaagaacagacaggcaggacgtaagggttttacctcatcgagggccccgaacctgggtaaatcgctctccccgcttgtctgtgaaccgatgtctcgtgtcagcttgcaggattccgtcaaccctaagcccctaccggagggcattggcgaggagtaccctcgacaattggcgccgtctgtgggaaccctgtcggcacaaggcagagcatcggcagatccgatcatgacaccggcggcttcgccgacagcttcatcagcagcttcatcgacaccatcatcaccgaccctgggaagcccgattcgattcggctcctacgagtttactccacacagcgattcctcccgctcgaacttttcagatctacaaggaaacatggagatgaccttcggcagtgtccactacaacgtcaacgcagagggaatccttcgactgctggaatcccccacttccggatcggCGGGATCAAGCGTGTCATCTTCACTCGACCTGTCGGCTGGACTGACGGGATCGACATGCTCCCCCGTGCCCTCGAttccccgctcggtgtcctccatgtcggtaggatcggatgattcctcatcctcgaaactaacttcgtactcTCGCCTGAACCGTGACAccgggcacgggctgggatcaagcgacacgccgttcatccgcAACGCCCggcattcatcgggagaggacagtatcgacagcatcatccagggaaccacccgaaggacggcacaccatcaggtttatgtcgccaataacacgggaaacgcaaggtgcagaggagacgaggaccatacccctcgttccagtaggagggcaagttttgaaaacagcgccagcaaccgcgacagcgattacactatcgcggatgaggagtgggcggcagcaagggcagcagtactcaacaacacgccgctccccgcaggaacttcagttggaaccctcaatgcttatcgatccatactagagaaaaaccgggagcacctgtcgaaagagcaagccacccttgagagacgcctatctggggcggatcgatccagcgaacggcgaaggggctcgcaagggagtgcctcccgaaacactcacggaacaggcaagaaccggtcaagactatccaggctttcgaaGATGACgcggagaaataacgtcgaatccgaccaaatcctttatgactatggataccgccggcatgccacgaCTGAAGACCGTCacaggagcaacggccaacctcgccgcatacctcatcaaccagcgccccgaaggatccatggctcaagctcatcgaggtgccctggggagtctcgcaatattggggaacaacctagccccgccaaaagaaaggaccaccatccaaggcagtgggtcgaaacatcatgcgagagatgaccgagacgaaatcacccagagcaggatcgacaaagcaaggcggcgacgcgccactaggaaggacgacgacagcgattcttcggatgaagaccaggagtacgacggcgagctcaggggagctaactgtctaagttacaagatccgcgaaacgatgccacccaaaaagttcaagcctacccctaccgatgccgccaagtacgatgggcagcaagaaccaagatcttggatagacgactacccgcggaccgtgatcctgcacaaaggaaaccgagatagcagcaatgcaatgtttgcagctttacttgaaggattcagcacgggcctggctaagggggctgccgaaaggctccgttaaatcatgggacgacctagtagatgccttcgttgccaacttccaagcaacatacaagaggcccgtcgggatcgaagagctgcggaattgccgccagaagcagagggaatcgatgcgttcgtacatcgggagattcacaaaactcctaaacgccgccgaagacgtatccgtcgacagagcaattgacgcttttagcgacggcgttcagcgggaaagctacatagaggaacttgggcgcaaaaagcctaaaaccataaccaagttaatggaaatcggcaacagctgggccgatggcgaagacaacgttcgaaagccacgacagcgcagcgacgacgaagaggatgaccagccgaaacacGATTCGGgcggtcgaagggatcgcaacaagagaaggaagaaccacggttacgatgacaacaacttggtggccgcaggctactctgatcggcagggtgaccggtatgatgacaggcgagacgatcgacaggactgtaatcggagcaactctgggaaccgtggcaactataaaccacgacaacagagaacaCCCGAACCACCCTAcgccgagcagatcaacgccccatcctacctgcattcatataccgactccaaggatggtaaaataaagtctagccacctgctcagggactgtcggcagttcatcgatatgcataaactcatccagcaggcaggccagcaacagctaccaccaccaccaccaccacccccaccgcaacatcaggtccagcaagctcaacctcatcaacccaacgaggcatttccaccaccacgtgggcatatgagcatgatccataggacaggtgtctcgaaaagagagatgaagaaactcactcgagagatcaacttggcgtgaaagcatcatggcaaacatccccgagtacgtcgaatggtcctctcagaacattacgttcagtcgagcagatcacccgatgaccataccaaagccagggcacgccgccttggtagtcgaagcacaaattggggggttcaagatgagtaaagttttcatggatggtggaagtgggctaaacctgatttttgtcgacacaattagaagtatggggatcaccatgaacatgttagaagaaacagacacctgcttccacgggatccttccaaccgcaccgggccactcccttggcaaagtctacctgaatttcatcttcggcagggccgacaatttcaggaaggagaagatcgagtttgaagtggtgaactgggagtcacagtatcacgccatactcgggagaccagcgtatgccaagttcatggctgtgccgcattatgcatacctcaagctgaaaatgcctgggaacaacgggacaaacatcacagtctatggaagtttctcacgctcggacaattgtgatcgcgactttcagaggattgctgcaaagttcgggtcacagcaagaaatcgtcgaccccccgcccaagctgtctatacgagaaattaaggaagaaaaagatggcagggacgcCAAGAAGAATTCAGCTTCTTTCACCCCTAAAGCTTCGACAGCAGGCTTCGGCGAGCGAAGCTTCGCAGCGAGGAGCCTCGGCGAGCAAAGGGATCGGCAggctgatggcacagaaggcttaggagatagcaagacgatgACGATCACCGCCCAAACCCCTGACGAAATAAGCAACGCTGCAGCACTCACTGACGCAGTGAAGAAGCCAGAggaggagaagaaccccttccataTCTAGGCAGTCTACTAGCCTTActttcttttctcctttactttaaacagggcttccccttttccgccctctagcatcgtgcctaccttattaataagaacttaagctttaTTTCcccgttaagcattgcagtaacgacaaacttctaagccccatcactatgtaaacatagtacaaggcagaagatcgcgctccaaaaaagcctctacgagtgctaaaggacgttcaccttttcctccgctatagatgcctctacaagtgccgtaaatagcaaaaaTTTGGAAatatgtataaacaaaaacccacgttcgatattttacttatggaaatatcaaaggaacaacgggctcatcggcagaatcattacacccgaaaaattcgggaatgactgtcgaaatttacaaacggttgaaagcaaagttgcgcatacaacaggtttagcaaaacctgcaacacgagctgatcactcataatgatttgctaaccaactagtactcatacatccaacgggcaattaaggttcgcccctttaaatatttgccaacggcatggtaaaagtacacattCATGTACAAACCAGATAAGAAGTTTTTGGCCCAAAAATCCGAGCACTCGGATGAATTAGCCAATACAATTTACAAAAGTAACTTTACACCTttatatcacccttgcggagtttccttttcctcaggtacctttgacatctcctcaagcctgtcgacaattacatgagcaggagctaaaaccttcgggtgcagctcctcgaagtcaccagttgcgttggcaatagacGAGCAAGCAAGGTcgaaggataacaagcaagcacaagggcaagcgtgcacttggcccccgcaaagacttgagatcttactagctcccgaaccttcttggcacttccaaatccggacatcaaagtcaaaagggtaggggaactgcattcagaggaaacattgttttccaaactaccctcatggccttgtagcacttgtcgaagaactggtggacctgttgtactcgatcctgaaatttgacgacagccgaggccttcgagtgttcccgccagaaaatttcttcggatgaggaaagctgagtcaaagcatgcacccgctcgtgtatccgcttgttctcttccgcaggattcaaagctatgactgccaaaagaattagtaaacgactcagacaagaagttgctagcaagCAGGCACAGGGATCAaggaacttacagtttaaactttcggtagccttatgcagctcgccaagaatgtaccgctccacgacggctgcaatctcgctctttttattgatgatggcagctaaggcataagtgttgcgtaaatccttctccatctgtgacatccggtctttcatgcgctggatccgatcaGCTTCAGAAGCGCACCCGACGAGTCGTCCGCAAACGAGGGTACTCGGGAAGACCTGCGAGAAGTACTGGTTATAAAgaagtgatggatatggtacagccgaacgtccaaaataactcccatcgggaaaagtgcaagaaagtgatatcatagcaaaagtgtgctaacaacaatgctagcacgaagtttattacaaagcatgagtttttacggcagagcaatgttttgcatcagctcaaggcacaagtttgttacaagaatcaaggaagctgagtttgagtcgatgaactaggaccagtcgatgatttccttgatgaaaccagttcaaggagctgacgggcacaagtaagagcagacgccttaaaggtgctcaaatcaacaggctgcccgtcttgcccttttggaagccccttagtcatttcctcgatgtcacccttaaagccgtaacccatcataagctggaaggcaaggacagcaccaaaagtgcgtgatgtacgcttgaatacctcgatgacctctttggtgtcaaccgcgaaggtatcgatcagctgtcccagggtcttctcttgcttaatattggggaagatcatcgagtgcatccgcgccagaacacccttccccttcacaagaagctcttgtgtaagctggtgagaagcgagaatcgttgacacagcgttcgctggggagttatttggaactctttcCAGGGCATCGACAGGAATGTTTGCTGCCTCTGCAATAGAAAGGAAGGGAAAAATTCAGTCACTGACAAAAAGTTTAAATCTATAAGAACGTCACTCGACAAAAGTATgttagagattaccaagcaaggccaaagaagattgacgaaggacttcatccttttcggctgctcgagcctcagccaccagcctagatgcttcctcctccttcagtttCCCTTTCAGTCTGGCCAGCTCTTCCTtcagagaatcaatctcttggcgagccgcggcagctatcttgactgcgccatccaattttgaggaggaagattcgacttcctcttgcagccgaactttgtcagcctctagagaggagaatcgggaggcgaaaacctccagagaagagataacaccacgcaggtccttaagagagaaagaaaaacaattaaacaaggcacgctccaagaaatCTGTATTAAGATCAAAAGaggacttacagaaaaaggagccgcagtagcagcagttggagaaatatccttccctttagaaagggaagacgcagtcgatgattgagccatgggggcagccttaggagctgaagcttcagaagccaccacgaccggcgaaacggcatcagacttggcctttttaggaggaggctcgataaagccctcATCATCGCAAAAGTAAACAGTCGATCGCGATTATAACAGGAGTATGAAAGGTAAAAAAAGGCACGAGTATAACTTTCAAAAaggaactacttacatgtcgaagagatcatcttcatcggcaaagccgcggttgatctcttcgcaggaaAGCTCTGGCcccatccgcagctgcatcaacaaaagtatcacgatTAGTGTCGACGTTACGCATCGATCCGTCCGCGATACAAGTGTTATCGGGCCGAGGAGGGAAGATCAGCgtgggcaacttcaagattcatcggaccattatattcatcctctaaacctgtttgatcggtggtgtgaaaatctacggggattgaggagcctctcccctcgAAGTATCATCCGGTGAATCACGTGTATTTTCGAAGCCATAGGGATCGGCAAAGAAAAATGACAAGTAAGAACAAAGGTAATCATGTCGGCTAAGCAAGGAGCTAtaatagagatgtgaagaaaggaaaatacccccgatggtggatgatcaacgtcaaggggagcataagaagagatcggcggaatcgaatcttcctggttgaaggaagtgag from Lolium rigidum isolate FL_2022 chromosome 4, APGP_CSIRO_Lrig_0.1, whole genome shotgun sequence encodes the following:
- the LOC124648952 gene encoding cilia- and flagella-associated protein 251-like, giving the protein EEEEEEEEEEEEEEEEEEEEEEEEEEEEEEEEEEEEEEEEEEEEEEEEEEEEEEEEEEEEEEEEEEEEEEEEEEEEEEEEEEEEEEEEEEEEEEEEEEEEEEEEEEEEEEEEEEEEEEEEEEEEEEEEEEEEEEEEEEEEEEEEEEEEEEEEEEEEEEEEEEEEEEEEEEEEEEEEEEEEEEEEEEEEEEEEEEEEEEEEEEEEEEEEEEEEE